The following proteins come from a genomic window of Frankia casuarinae:
- a CDS encoding tRNA adenosine deaminase-associated protein — protein sequence MTTKAIAIARVHGHWSVHDLDPADVDDLDALTDMMRDLGDGPVVAFLEEDDEYLAVVRVCPDDPDPQVFLSDRRVLVTSDLAERLFADALPSMAGLTTPDDEDDASAVTHAAPVGDLDLLGDLGTPAEALLELIGEEGMLPGDVISALSERAGAGEILDDARG from the coding sequence GTGACCACGAAGGCAATCGCGATCGCGCGGGTACACGGCCACTGGTCGGTGCACGATCTCGACCCGGCCGACGTCGACGACCTCGACGCCCTCACCGACATGATGCGGGATCTGGGTGATGGCCCCGTCGTCGCCTTCCTCGAGGAGGACGACGAGTACCTCGCGGTGGTCCGGGTGTGTCCCGACGACCCGGATCCGCAGGTCTTCCTCTCCGATCGCCGGGTCCTGGTGACCTCCGACCTCGCCGAACGCCTGTTCGCCGACGCGCTGCCCTCGATGGCGGGGCTGACCACCCCGGACGACGAGGATGACGCGTCCGCCGTCACCCATGCCGCCCCCGTGGGCGATCTCGATCTACTCGGCGATCTGGGCACCCCCGCGGAGGCGTTGTTGGAACTGATCGGCGAGGAGGGGATGCTGCCAGGCGATGTGATCAGCGCGCTCAGCGAACGGGCCGGGGCGGGGGAGATCCTCGATGACGCACGTGGCTGA
- a CDS encoding MurT ligase domain-containing protein — MTTSIPRRFTARTQAALAVERLAAEASRRLGRGSGEMIGGKLALRVSPAALAEVGSHRMTACVSGTNGKTTTTRLLARALGTLGPVKSNSGGANMAPGVLAALSRPPFDAAAALEVDEIWLPKVAREISPRVVLLLNISRDQLDRSNETRRIAAMWRELGSELRDTTVVANVDDPLVAWAAAGWHRQVWVSAGQNWTADAMVCPQCARLLHRNSSGWWSECGLARPEPIVAVTGSRELLWYGRTIEARLDLPGRVNLGNAAMAAAAAREFGVEIEDALAAMTGLGDVQGRYQEVALGEEGHRGRLLLAKNPAGWVEMMELLADAPPRPVVIDFNSQTADGRDPSWIWDVPFERLAGRQVLVTGERKEDMSVRLAYAEVPHSVYASARDAALAANEKVVDVVANYTAFRDLLVRSTQ, encoded by the coding sequence ATGACGACATCAATCCCCCGCCGGTTCACCGCCAGGACCCAGGCCGCGCTCGCCGTTGAACGCCTGGCGGCCGAGGCGTCACGCCGGCTCGGCCGTGGTTCCGGCGAGATGATCGGTGGCAAGCTCGCGCTGCGGGTATCCCCGGCGGCGCTCGCCGAGGTCGGCTCCCACCGGATGACCGCCTGCGTGTCGGGCACCAACGGCAAGACCACCACCACGAGGCTGCTTGCCCGGGCCCTGGGCACCCTGGGGCCGGTCAAGTCGAACAGCGGCGGGGCGAACATGGCGCCCGGGGTGCTGGCCGCGCTGTCCCGGCCGCCGTTTGACGCGGCGGCGGCTCTCGAGGTGGACGAGATCTGGCTGCCGAAGGTGGCCAGGGAGATCTCGCCGCGGGTGGTCCTGCTGCTGAACATCAGCCGTGACCAGCTCGACCGGTCCAACGAGACGCGGCGCATCGCCGCCATGTGGCGCGAGCTCGGCTCGGAGCTGCGCGACACGACGGTGGTCGCGAACGTCGATGATCCCCTGGTGGCCTGGGCGGCGGCGGGCTGGCACCGGCAGGTCTGGGTGTCGGCGGGGCAGAACTGGACGGCGGACGCGATGGTCTGCCCGCAGTGCGCCCGGCTGCTACACCGCAACAGCAGCGGCTGGTGGTCCGAGTGCGGGCTGGCCAGGCCCGAGCCGATCGTCGCGGTCACCGGCTCCCGGGAACTACTCTGGTACGGCCGCACCATCGAGGCCCGGCTCGATCTGCCCGGACGGGTGAACCTCGGCAACGCGGCGATGGCCGCCGCCGCGGCCCGGGAGTTCGGCGTCGAGATCGAGGATGCGCTTGCGGCCATGACCGGCCTGGGCGATGTGCAGGGTCGCTATCAGGAGGTGGCGCTCGGCGAGGAGGGCCATCGAGGCCGGCTGCTGCTGGCGAAGAACCCCGCTGGCTGGGTGGAGATGATGGAGCTGTTGGCGGACGCGCCGCCGCGGCCTGTCGTCATCGACTTCAACTCCCAGACCGCTGACGGGCGGGATCCGTCCTGGATCTGGGACGTGCCGTTCGAACGGCTCGCCGGCCGGCAGGTGCTGGTCACCGGGGAGCGCAAGGAGGACATGAGCGTGCGGCTGGCCTATGCGGAGGTGCCGCACAGCGTGTATGCCAGTGCGCGGGACGCGGCCCTGGCCGCCAACGAGAAGGTGGTCGACGTCGTCGCCAACTACACGGCGTTCCGCGATCTGCTGGTGAGGTCCACGCAGTGA
- the tadA gene encoding tRNA adenosine(34) deaminase TadA — protein sequence MTDPDEYPRAGAPARLSGPPGPDRFHEAMGLALREARLAPDHADVPVGALVVTEDGTVLGLGHNERERGADPTAHAEMIALRAAARRTGSWRLPGATLVVTLEPCTMCAGALVLARVDRLVYGAVDEKAGAVGSLWDVVRDRRLNHRPEVVAGIRADECGALLAEFFAARRRPAGR from the coding sequence ATGACCGATCCCGACGAGTACCCCCGGGCGGGCGCTCCCGCCCGGCTGAGCGGTCCGCCCGGACCGGACCGCTTCCACGAGGCGATGGGGCTCGCCCTGCGCGAGGCCCGCCTGGCCCCGGACCACGCCGACGTCCCGGTGGGTGCCCTGGTGGTGACCGAGGACGGCACGGTGCTCGGGCTCGGGCACAACGAGCGGGAACGCGGCGCCGATCCCACCGCCCACGCCGAGATGATCGCCCTGCGGGCGGCCGCGCGCCGGACGGGTTCCTGGCGGCTACCGGGAGCCACCCTCGTGGTCACGCTGGAGCCCTGCACCATGTGCGCGGGGGCCCTCGTGCTCGCCCGGGTGGACCGCCTCGTCTACGGCGCGGTTGACGAGAAGGCCGGGGCGGTCGGCTCGCTCTGGGACGTGGTGCGGGACCGGCGGCTCAATCATCGACCCGAAGTGGTCGCCGGGATCCGCGCCGACGAGTGTGGCGCCCTCCTGGCGGAGTTCTTCGCCGCGCGCCGGCGCCCGGCGGGGCGCTAG
- a CDS encoding pyridoxal phosphate-dependent decarboxylase family protein, translating to MHRFDAQAADLVRAICDFARVRLGFDPVPLDAPLSWDELAAAVGSTITAEGIGGRRALEVFDEELSRACISTDHPRNLAFIPAAPTKAAVLFDLVVGASSIYAGSWMEGAGAVFAENEALRWLSDLAGFPACAGGLFVPGGTVGNLSALAAARHAARSRLTAAGRPTPPRWRFVCGAEAHSSLYQAATVLDTEVVVVPTDDAGRLTGPLLAEALDRLAEQDGAQAVDGVFAVVATAGTTQFGTVDDIRGVVDVCQARGLWVHVDGAYGLAALAAASTHSLFDGIAETDSFIVDPHKWLFAPFDACALVYRDPAVARAAHGPQRAGYLEVLDSAGAWNPSDYAIGLSRRARGLPFWFSLATHGTLAYGRAIESTLATARAAALQIAALPYVELVREPQLSIVVFRRLGWQAADYQRWSENLLRDGFAFVPPTVHEGETVARFAIVNPRTTVDDIGAILATMA from the coding sequence GTGCATCGGTTTGACGCGCAGGCTGCCGACCTCGTCCGCGCGATATGTGACTTTGCCCGCGTCCGGCTCGGATTCGATCCGGTACCGCTGGACGCGCCATTGTCATGGGACGAGTTGGCGGCGGCGGTGGGATCCACGATCACCGCCGAGGGCATCGGTGGCCGTCGCGCTCTCGAGGTGTTCGACGAGGAGCTGTCCCGCGCCTGTATCTCGACGGATCATCCCCGCAATCTCGCCTTCATCCCGGCCGCTCCGACTAAGGCGGCTGTATTGTTCGATCTGGTGGTCGGGGCGTCGTCCATCTACGCGGGCAGCTGGATGGAGGGCGCGGGCGCGGTCTTCGCGGAGAACGAGGCGCTGCGATGGCTGTCGGACCTCGCGGGCTTCCCCGCCTGCGCCGGTGGGCTGTTCGTACCGGGGGGCACCGTCGGCAACCTGTCGGCGCTGGCCGCCGCCCGGCATGCCGCCCGGAGCCGGTTGACCGCCGCCGGTCGGCCGACTCCACCGCGATGGCGGTTCGTCTGTGGGGCCGAAGCGCACTCCTCCCTCTACCAGGCCGCCACGGTGCTCGACACCGAGGTCGTCGTCGTGCCGACGGATGACGCCGGACGACTGACCGGTCCGCTGTTGGCCGAGGCGCTGGACCGGCTCGCCGAGCAGGACGGCGCCCAGGCCGTCGACGGCGTGTTCGCGGTGGTGGCGACCGCAGGGACCACCCAGTTCGGCACCGTCGATGACATCCGCGGGGTGGTGGACGTCTGTCAGGCCCGCGGGCTGTGGGTACATGTGGACGGCGCCTACGGGCTGGCCGCGCTCGCCGCCGCATCGACCCACTCTCTCTTCGACGGGATCGCCGAGACCGACTCGTTCATCGTCGATCCGCACAAGTGGCTGTTCGCGCCGTTCGATGCCTGCGCGCTGGTGTATCGCGATCCGGCGGTGGCCCGGGCGGCGCACGGCCCGCAGCGGGCCGGCTACCTCGAGGTCCTGGATTCGGCGGGGGCCTGGAACCCGTCGGACTACGCCATCGGGCTGTCCCGGCGGGCCCGCGGGCTGCCGTTCTGGTTCTCGCTGGCGACGCATGGCACCTTGGCCTACGGCCGGGCCATCGAGTCCACGCTGGCGACCGCCCGGGCGGCCGCGCTCCAGATCGCCGCGCTGCCTTACGTCGAGCTGGTGCGGGAACCGCAGCTGTCGATCGTGGTGTTCCGTCGGCTGGGTTGGCAGGCCGCGGACTACCAGCGGTGGAGCGAGAACCTGCTGCGGGACGGTTTCGCGTTTGTTCCGCCCACCGTGCACGAGGGCGAGACCGTCGCCCGGTTCGCCATCGTCAACCCGCGGACCACCGTTGACGACATCGGCGCGATCCTCGCCACGATGGCCTGA
- a CDS encoding DUF4326 domain-containing protein, with amino-acid sequence MMTVAQSHVRLSRAAGWRRPDDVVVVARPTRWGNPFDQREWGRSAAVELYAAWMTGSGPDVRYDRSGRRYSRSERLAELPDLAGKRLACWCPPGEPCHADILAALVAERVR; translated from the coding sequence ATGATGACCGTCGCACAGTCCCATGTCCGGCTCTCCCGCGCCGCCGGGTGGCGCAGGCCCGACGACGTGGTCGTGGTCGCCCGGCCGACCCGATGGGGCAATCCCTTCGACCAGCGCGAGTGGGGGCGGTCCGCGGCGGTAGAGCTGTACGCGGCGTGGATGACCGGCAGTGGGCCGGATGTCCGGTACGACCGGTCCGGTCGCCGCTACTCGCGGTCGGAGCGGCTCGCCGAGTTGCCCGACCTGGCTGGTAAGCGGTTGGCCTGCTGGTGCCCGCCGGGCGAGCCCTGCCATGCCGACATCCTCGCAGCCCTTGTCGCCGAACGGGTGCGATGA